One genomic window of Rhizomicrobium sp. includes the following:
- a CDS encoding HutD family protein, with amino-acid sequence MRLLRASERIATPWKNGGGTTTAVAVSPPGAGFDDFGWRVSIAEIRQGGPFSIFPSIDRKLAVLDGHMSLAIAGRESIDLSSASVPAEFPGDVACEATLIGGPITDLNVMTRRSAFASKLTRCAFEGAFTARRRSAAAVAIALTEMTATHADGIYKLNARDGLLMEEEPAERIAFCAAAGVAILFWIGIDTA; translated from the coding sequence GTGAGGCTCCTACGCGCCAGCGAACGTATCGCCACGCCGTGGAAAAATGGCGGCGGCACGACAACGGCGGTCGCGGTGTCTCCGCCAGGCGCGGGCTTCGACGATTTCGGCTGGCGGGTCAGCATTGCCGAGATTCGCCAGGGCGGGCCGTTCTCGATATTCCCGAGCATCGATCGCAAATTGGCGGTGCTCGACGGACATATGTCGCTTGCAATCGCGGGCCGCGAAAGCATCGACCTGTCGTCCGCGTCCGTGCCTGCCGAATTTCCGGGAGATGTGGCATGCGAGGCAACGCTTATTGGCGGGCCGATCACCGACCTTAATGTCATGACCCGGCGCAGCGCTTTCGCCTCGAAGCTGACCCGGTGCGCATTTGAAGGCGCCTTCACGGCACGGCGTCGCTCCGCCGCAGCCGTTGCAATCGCTCTGACAGAGATGACGGCAACTCATGCCGACGGGATCTATAAACTCAACGCGCGTGACGGATTGTTGATGGAAGAAGAGCCAGCCGAGAGGATTGCATTTTGCGCCGCAGCGGGCGTCGCCATCCTTTTCTGGATCGGCATCGATACGGCCTAA